One part of the Oncorhynchus clarkii lewisi isolate Uvic-CL-2024 chromosome 7, UVic_Ocla_1.0, whole genome shotgun sequence genome encodes these proteins:
- the LOC139413309 gene encoding glutamate receptor U1-like: protein MRVLLGVILCTMVLLLPLRSCAAAMRPDLTITTIKQDPYTMSKGSQMEGYCMDLLSELAKKLDFKYNVHLVKDGSYGRQDETGAWNGMIGEVVRKEADLAIAPLTLTAAREKVVGMTKPFMQTGISILLRKDISEEAGIFDFLNAFSVETWVGILAAYLGTAISICVVARLSPCEWSQPQTEENSFTFSHSLWYTAGALTLQGAGPHPKALSGRIICCTWWLFGLVLLACYFSNLSTSQGSDSNQLMVKGFEDLANQQGIEYGTLSGSSTLAFFKNSNNPTYRRIYEHMERAKSFVSSMDEGVRRAKEGNFAFIGESVSLDLVAARHCELVRVHEVIGMRGYSIAGTLGSPMLKNLSVAILELSEAGELAYLRSKWWASSCMADAAKASPFQPHSLKGMFLVLALGLGLGVLLAVLELTTKSRSNAREQRKSYCTVLSDELSQRLRTTATNQKRSQETTDKDKA from the exons ATGAGGGTGCTGTTGGGTGTCATCCTGTGCACCATGGTGCTTCTACTGCCCCTAAGGAGCTGTGCTGCGG CAATGCGACCAGACTTGACAATCACTACAATAAAG CAAGATCCATACACCATGTCCAAAGGCTCTCAGATGGAAGGTTACTGCATGGACCTGCTGTCTGAACTGGCCAAGAAACTGGACTTCAAGTACAACGTGCACCTGGTGAAAGATGGGTCTTATGGCAGGCAGGATGAGACTGGGGCCTGGAACGGGATGATCGGAGAGGTGGTGAGAAAG GAGGCTGACCTGGCGATTGCTCCTCTGACCCTCACTGCTGCCCGGGAGAAGGTTGTGGGGATGACCAAACCCTTCATGCAGACAGGCATCAGCATTCTCCTGAGGAAAGACATCTCAGAAGAGGCTGGCATCTTTGACTTCCTGAACGCCTTCTCAGTAGAGACCTGGGTGGGGATCCTCGCTGCGTACCTGGGCACTGCTATCTCCATCTGTGTAGTAGCCAG ACTCAGCCCATGTGAGTGGAGTCAACCCCAGACTGAGGAAAACAGCTTTACTTTCAGCCACAGTTTGTGGTACACTGCTGGAGCCCTCACTCTACAGG GTGCCGGTCCACACCCCAAAGCTTTATCAGGACGCATAATATGCTGCACCTGGTGGTTGTTTGGTCTGGTCCTCTTGGCTTGCTATTTCTCCAACCTCAGCACATCTCAGGGCTCAGACTCCAATCAACTGATGGTGAAAGGGTTTGAGGACTTGGCCAACCAGCAAGGGATTGAGTATGGGACCCTGTCTGGCTCCTCCACACTTGCCTTCTTCAAG AACTCTAATAACCCAACCTACCGCAGGATCTACGAGCACATGGAGAGAGCCAAGAGTTTTGTGTCATCAATGGATGAGGGTGTTCGCCGGGCAAAGGAGGGCAACTTTGCCTTCATTGGAGAGTCTGTGTCACTAGACTTGGTGGCGGCTCGTCACTGTGAGCTGGTCCGTGTCCATGAGGTCATCGGCATGAGAGGGTACAGCATCGCAGGCACCCTGG GCTCTCCCATGCTGAAGAACCTTAGTGTGGCCATCCTGGAGCTGAGTGAGGCAGGAGAGCTGGCTTACCTGCGCAGTAAGTGGTGGGCCAGCAGCTGCATGGCAGACGCAGCCAAGGCCTCCCCCTTCCAGCCCCACAGCCTGAAGGGCATGTTCCTGGTGCTTGCTCTGGGCCTGGGGCTAGGGGTGCTGCTGGCTGTCCTGGAGCTCACCACCAAGTCCCGGAGCAATGCCAGGGAGCAGAGG AAATCCTATTGCACAGTGTTGTCTGATGAACTGAGTCAGCGCTTGAGGACCACCGCCACCAACCAGAAGAGGAGCCAGGAAACCACAGACAAAGACAAAGCATGA